A window from uncultured Fusobacterium sp. encodes these proteins:
- the pstC gene encoding phosphate ABC transporter permease subunit PstC, producing MNKENLFKFLMKIITLFSFLILFLIIIFIVKEAFPLFKEISVKEFLFGKNWRPYSSIHKMGIWNIILATIYIAVLGVLIALPIGIGSSLFLACMVSKKIRDIIKPFIDILAGIPSVIYGFIGLIVIVKSLEKLGRTSGESVLAGGILLSIMVLPFIISICEESMSKLYIEYEIVSKSLGVSKYYFISEIVLPNSIKSIIISTVLAFGRALGETMAVMMVIGNAPIFPTLFGKAQTISSLIALEMGMVEVGSPHYNALFASGVVLMGLLLMINILINIFKYKLMGDKI from the coding sequence TTGAATAAAGAAAATTTATTTAAGTTTTTAATGAAAATAATTACTCTATTTTCTTTTCTTATTCTATTTTTAATAATAATTTTTATTGTAAAAGAAGCTTTTCCTTTATTTAAAGAGATTTCTGTAAAAGAGTTTTTGTTTGGAAAAAACTGGCGTCCATATTCAAGTATTCATAAAATGGGTATCTGGAATATTATTTTAGCAACAATATATATAGCAGTTTTAGGAGTATTAATAGCTTTACCTATAGGAATAGGAAGTAGTTTATTTCTAGCTTGTATGGTGTCAAAAAAGATAAGGGATATTATAAAACCTTTTATAGATATTTTAGCAGGGATTCCATCAGTTATATATGGTTTTATTGGATTGATTGTAATTGTTAAGAGCTTAGAAAAATTAGGAAGAACTTCAGGAGAAAGTGTATTAGCTGGGGGAATACTTTTAAGTATTATGGTATTGCCATTTATAATAAGTATATGTGAAGAGAGTATGAGTAAACTTTATATTGAATATGAAATAGTATCTAAAAGTTTAGGAGTATCTAAATACTATTTTATAAGTGAGATAGTATTACCTAATTCAATTAAAAGTATTATTATTTCTACAGTTTTAGCCTTTGGAAGAGCTTTAGGGGAGACTATGGCTGTTATGATGGTTATAGGAAATGCTCCAATTTTTCCAACTCTTTTTGGAAAAGCTCAAACTATTTCTTCATTAATAGCTTTAGAAATGGGAATGGTAGAAGTTGGAAGTCCACATTATAACGCTCTTTTTGCTTCTGGAGTTGTATTAATGGGATTACTTTTAATGATAAATATTCTAATTAATATTTTTAAATATAAATTAATGGGTGATAAAATATGA
- a CDS encoding ATP-binding protein produces the protein MKPNEVKITVPSSLENLSLIRAMVKTYLELHQVSQKDIFQLLSVVDELSTNVVEHGYEYKPGDIILEIQKSNDIIRLVVEDNGVGFDEEKLSKEEGGMGLFIARTIADDFKIEKKLNGTLFRVEKKVKEEK, from the coding sequence ATGAAACCAAATGAGGTAAAAATTACTGTACCTTCTTCTTTAGAAAATTTATCTTTAATAAGAGCCATGGTAAAAACATATCTTGAGTTGCATCAAGTGAGTCAAAAGGATATATTTCAACTTTTATCTGTGGTAGATGAACTTTCAACAAATGTAGTTGAACATGGATATGAATATAAACCTGGAGATATCATTTTAGAAATTCAAAAGTCAAATGACATTATTAGGCTTGTAGTAGAAGACAATGGTGTGGGATTTGATGAAGAGAAATTGAGTAAAGAAGAGGGTGGAATGGGACTATTTATAGCTAGAACCATTGCAGATGATTTTAAAATCGAAAAAAAACTAAATGGAACACTGTTTAGAGTAGAAAAAAAAGTTAAGGAGGAAAAATAA
- a CDS encoding TSCPD domain-containing protein has protein sequence MNKAIVILAGVLLAQNALASKVVNKDVTFTEKTYGVCSTEMTVSVKDGKIESFSAVKGCPGNLAAIGKLLPGMEVTRVIELLDDNYCSGAPLAGYTSCMDNLVEMLKKHVTEEGEGPMVEIRKAQKAAKQKVAFAGHVCSGCGLCQASFS, from the coding sequence ATGAATAAAGCAATTGTTATTCTAGCTGGAGTGTTATTAGCTCAAAATGCTCTTGCATCAAAAGTTGTAAATAAAGATGTCACTTTTACTGAAAAAACATATGGAGTTTGTTCTACAGAGATGACTGTTTCTGTAAAAGATGGTAAAATTGAATCTTTTTCAGCTGTAAAAGGATGTCCAGGAAATCTTGCAGCTATAGGAAAACTTTTACCAGGAATGGAAGTTACTAGAGTAATAGAGTTATTAGATGATAACTATTGTTCAGGAGCTCCATTAGCTGGATATACTTCTTGTATGGATAACCTTGTAGAAATGTTAAAAAAACATGTAACTGAAGAAGGGGAAGGACCAATGGTCGAAATAAGAAAAGCTCAAAAAGCTGCTAAACAAAAAGTTGCTTTTGCTGGACATGTTTGTAGTGGTTGTGGACTTTGCCAAGCTTCTTTCTCTTAA
- the rny gene encoding ribonuclease Y encodes MSIVLGIGLIVIGLGIVFAILYKKSVIDKKINELNDLEDEITKSKIKAKEIIESAEKDAHAKGKEIELRAKEHAYYIKEEAEKEIKNAKNELLQKEARLTKKEETLDNKIEKLELKSQELEKTTEELEAKKEEIEVIRAKQEDELERISGLSKNEAKEILIAKLRDDLTHETAVAIREFENKLEDEKDRISRRILSTAIGKASAEYVVDATVSVVNLPNDEMKGRIIGREGRNIRAIEALTGVDIIIDDTPEAVVLSSFDGVKREVARLAIEKLITDGRIHPGKIEEVVNKARKEIDKEIVDAGEGALIELGIPGMHPEIIKTLGRLKFRTSYGQNVLTHSIEVAKLAANLAAEIGADTELAKRAGLLHDVGKVLESDIEASHALIGGEFLKKFGEKPDVLNAVMAHHNEVEFESVEAILVQAADAVSASRPGARRETLTAYLKRLESLEEIANSFSGVESSFAIQAGRELRIIVNPEAMSDDEATKMAREVAKKIEDSMQYPGQIKVTIVRETRAVEYAK; translated from the coding sequence ATGAGTATAGTTTTAGGAATAGGGTTGATAGTAATCGGACTTGGAATAGTATTTGCTATACTATATAAGAAGTCTGTTATAGATAAAAAAATAAATGAATTAAATGATTTAGAAGATGAGATAACAAAATCTAAAATAAAGGCAAAAGAGATAATAGAAAGTGCTGAAAAAGATGCACATGCTAAAGGAAAAGAGATAGAATTAAGAGCTAAGGAACATGCTTACTATATTAAAGAGGAAGCTGAAAAAGAGATAAAAAATGCTAAAAATGAGCTTTTACAAAAGGAAGCAAGACTTACTAAAAAAGAGGAAACTCTTGATAATAAAATAGAAAAACTAGAATTAAAAAGTCAAGAACTTGAAAAAACTACTGAAGAGTTAGAAGCTAAAAAAGAAGAGATAGAAGTAATTAGAGCTAAACAAGAAGATGAGCTTGAAAGAATTTCTGGATTATCTAAAAATGAAGCAAAAGAGATTTTAATAGCTAAATTAAGAGATGATTTAACTCATGAAACAGCAGTAGCAATAAGAGAGTTTGAAAATAAACTTGAAGATGAAAAGGATAGAATATCAAGAAGGATTTTATCAACAGCTATAGGGAAAGCTTCTGCTGAATATGTAGTAGATGCTACTGTATCAGTAGTAAACCTACCTAATGATGAGATGAAAGGAAGAATAATAGGTAGAGAAGGAAGAAATATAAGAGCTATAGAAGCTCTTACAGGAGTAGATATCATAATAGATGATACTCCAGAAGCAGTTGTTCTTTCTAGTTTTGATGGAGTTAAGAGAGAAGTAGCAAGATTAGCTATAGAGAAATTAATTACTGATGGAAGAATACACCCTGGAAAAATAGAAGAGGTTGTAAATAAAGCTAGAAAAGAGATAGATAAAGAGATAGTAGATGCAGGAGAAGGAGCGTTAATAGAGCTTGGAATTCCTGGAATGCATCCAGAAATTATTAAAACTTTAGGAAGATTAAAGTTCAGAACAAGTTATGGTCAAAATGTATTAACTCACTCTATTGAAGTAGCTAAATTAGCTGCTAATCTAGCAGCTGAAATAGGTGCAGATACAGAACTAGCTAAGAGAGCTGGACTTTTACATGATGTAGGAAAAGTACTAGAAAGTGATATAGAAGCATCACATGCTTTAATAGGTGGAGAATTTTTAAAGAAATTTGGAGAAAAACCAGATGTATTAAATGCTGTAATGGCACACCATAATGAAGTAGAGTTTGAAAGTGTAGAAGCTATATTAGTTCAAGCAGCTGATGCTGTATCAGCTTCAAGACCAGGAGCTAGAAGGGAAACTTTAACTGCTTATCTAAAGAGATTAGAAAGTCTTGAAGAGATAGCTAACTCATTCTCTGGTGTTGAATCATCTTTTGCTATACAAGCAGGAAGAGAACTTAGAATAATAGTAAATCCAGAAGCAATGTCTGATGATGAAGCTACTAAGATGGCTAGAGAAGTAGCTAAGAAAATAGAAGATTCAATGCAATATCCTGGACAGATAAAAGTAACTATTGTTAGAGAAACAAGAGCTGTAGAGTATGCTAAATAA
- a CDS encoding STAS domain-containing protein — translation MMNSFEILEKNIGEIKELKVIGELDALVAPKLKEKITKLVEADTVKFIIDFEEVTHINSLAMGILRGKLKVVKEMGGDIKLVKLNEHIKTIFEMIGLDEIFEIYETEEEAVASFK, via the coding sequence ATGATGAACAGTTTTGAAATACTTGAGAAAAATATTGGGGAGATTAAAGAATTAAAAGTAATAGGAGAACTAGATGCTTTAGTAGCACCTAAATTAAAAGAAAAAATTACTAAATTAGTTGAAGCTGATACAGTTAAATTTATAATTGATTTTGAAGAAGTAACTCATATCAATAGTTTAGCAATGGGAATTTTAAGAGGAAAATTAAAAGTTGTAAAAGAAATGGGTGGAGATATTAAACTTGTTAAATTAAATGAACATATTAAGACAATTTTTGAAATGATTGGATTAGATGAAATATTTGAAATTTATGAAACAGAAGAAGAGGCAGTAGCAAGCTTTAAATAA
- the miaA gene encoding tRNA (adenosine(37)-N6)-dimethylallyltransferase MiaA translates to MKRGIVIAGPTGVGKTALSIKLAKILNADIISADSAQIYKGMDIGTAKITSEEMEGVPHYMLDILEPIKKYSVGDFQKDVDSILKKEEEKNKIVILTGGTGLYINSITEGLSELPSSDLNLREEFMKKTAEELYEELKLVDPEGAKEIHPNNKKRVERALEVYKLTGEKFSVLSKKNKKNNNYNFIKIALERGRENLYERINKRVDIMIEQGLEDEVKKLYEKYGEILRKINIIGYSEFIDYFKGILTYDEAVEKIKQNSRRYAKRQFTWFKNDHSYVWYNLEENSESEIIEDVLKKLNI, encoded by the coding sequence ATGAAAAGAGGAATAGTTATAGCAGGCCCTACTGGAGTAGGAAAAACAGCACTTTCTATAAAATTAGCAAAAATTTTAAACGCTGATATAATTTCAGCTGATTCAGCCCAAATATACAAAGGAATGGATATAGGAACTGCTAAAATTACTTCAGAAGAAATGGAGGGAGTTCCACATTATATGTTAGATATATTAGAACCTATAAAAAAATATAGTGTTGGAGATTTTCAAAAAGATGTGGATTCTATTCTAAAAAAAGAGGAAGAAAAAAATAAAATTGTAATTTTAACTGGAGGAACAGGATTATATATAAATTCTATAACAGAAGGATTATCTGAATTACCCTCTTCAGATCTTAATTTGAGAGAAGAGTTTATGAAAAAAACTGCAGAGGAACTATATGAAGAGTTAAAATTAGTAGATCCAGAAGGAGCTAAAGAGATACATCCTAACAATAAAAAAAGAGTGGAAAGAGCTTTAGAAGTTTATAAGTTAACAGGAGAAAAATTTTCTGTTCTTTCTAAGAAAAATAAAAAGAATAATAATTATAACTTTATTAAAATAGCTCTTGAAAGAGGAAGAGAGAATCTTTATGAGAGAATAAATAAAAGAGTAGATATAATGATAGAACAAGGACTTGAAGATGAAGTAAAAAAATTGTATGAAAAATATGGAGAAATTTTAAGAAAGATAAACATAATTGGATATTCAGAATTTATTGATTATTTTAAAGGAATTTTAACATATGATGAAGCAGTTGAAAAGATTAAACAAAACTCAAGAAGATATGCAAAAAGACAGTTTACTTGGTTTAAAAATGACCATTCTTATGTGTGGTATAATCTAGAAGAAAACTCTGAAAGTGAGATAATAGAGGATGTATTAAAAAAATTAAATATATAA
- a CDS encoding phosphate ABC transporter substrate-binding protein codes for MRRIVKLAIGSFLFLVMSALMCAEEFKGQILFNGSSSLAPVISKISTNFIEEYVTWDKVNKDFPEKNIAIYVSAGGSGAGVKSVIEGVSDFGMVARTVKDSEKAKMKNYKEFVVASDALTISVNNENPILKYQKDISTETLRKIFSGEYKYWSDVDSRLEKKEIVVITRDLGGGAHEVFQKSVMGDTDVKLDAIQAPSMGALATKIVENKYAIGYASFGVYNQNKDKITALSVDGIVPTVESILSGSYKIQRPLLFMKDGDLTPQEKAFVDYVFSEKGMKAVEDSGYIPVK; via the coding sequence ATGAGAAGAATAGTAAAACTGGCAATTGGTTCATTTTTATTTTTGGTGATGTCAGCACTTATGTGTGCAGAGGAATTTAAGGGCCAGATTTTGTTTAATGGTTCATCATCATTGGCTCCTGTCATTTCAAAAATATCAACAAATTTTATAGAAGAGTATGTAACTTGGGATAAAGTAAATAAAGATTTTCCAGAAAAAAATATTGCTATCTATGTTTCAGCTGGAGGATCTGGAGCAGGAGTAAAAAGTGTAATTGAGGGAGTAAGTGATTTTGGAATGGTAGCTAGAACTGTAAAGGATAGTGAAAAAGCCAAAATGAAAAATTATAAGGAGTTTGTTGTAGCATCAGATGCTTTAACAATTTCTGTAAATAATGAAAACCCAATTTTAAAATATCAAAAAGATATTTCTACTGAAACTTTAAGAAAAATATTTTCTGGAGAGTATAAATACTGGAGTGACGTTGATAGCAGACTTGAGAAGAAGGAGATAGTTGTAATTACAAGAGATTTAGGTGGAGGAGCACATGAAGTATTCCAAAAATCAGTAATGGGAGATACTGATGTGAAATTAGATGCAATTCAAGCTCCATCTATGGGAGCTTTAGCTACTAAAATAGTAGAAAATAAGTATGCTATAGGATATGCTTCTTTTGGAGTATATAATCAAAATAAAGATAAAATTACAGCTTTATCAGTTGATGGAATAGTTCCTACAGTTGAAAGTATTTTATCAGGTTCTTATAAAATTCAAAGACCATTACTTTTTATGAAAGATGGAGATTTAACACCACAAGAAAAAGCTTTTGTAGATTATGTTTTTTCTGAAAAAGGAATGAAAGCAGTAGAAGATAGTGGATATATTCCTGTGAAATAA
- a CDS encoding lipoprotein — MRRIFIFIIFVLLLTGCSNLVTKKEILPEEKESLVILIEEIKQELKEGKTQLLISSFIPNIRNNFTQEKIKKIDFSKVNILVSKPSFFQDKAQNIVAFNVQGTTFYYDLEYILKNGEWKIANFKERRD, encoded by the coding sequence ATGAGAAGAATTTTTATTTTTATCATCTTCGTTTTATTATTAACAGGTTGCTCTAATTTAGTAACAAAAAAAGAGATTTTACCAGAAGAAAAGGAGAGCTTAGTAATTTTAATAGAAGAGATAAAACAAGAATTAAAAGAAGGTAAGACTCAACTATTGATAAGTAGTTTTATTCCTAATATTAGAAATAACTTTACTCAAGAGAAGATAAAAAAAATAGATTTTTCAAAGGTTAATATATTAGTTTCAAAACCTTCATTTTTTCAAGATAAAGCTCAAAATATAGTAGCATTTAATGTTCAAGGAACAACTTTTTATTATGATTTGGAGTATATTTTAAAAAATGGAGAGTGGAAAATAGCAAACTTTAAAGAGAGAAGGGATTAA
- the obgE gene encoding GTPase ObgE encodes MFIDEVIITVKAGNGGDGSAAFRREKFVQFGGPDGGDGGNGGNVIFLADPNVNTLIDFKFKKVFKAQNGENGQKKQMYGKTGEDLIIKVPVGTQVRDIETGKLLLDMNVPGEKRMLLRGGRGGLGNVHFKSAVRKTPKIAGKGREGAEIKVKLELKLIADVALVGYPSVGKSSFINRVSAANSKVGSYHFTTLEPKLGVVRLEEGKSFVIADIPGLIEGAHEGVGLGDKFLRHIERCKMIYHLVDVAEIEGRDAIEDYEKINTELRKFSEKLANKKQIVLANKMDLLWDMEKYENFKKYVEAQGNEVYPVSVILNEGIKEVLYRSWKMLEEIDREPLEDEANIDEVLREIKGDKEAFIITQDEDGVYVIEGRVLDGVLAKYVITMDDESIVNFLHMMRSLGMEEAMREAGIQDGDVVRIADVEFEYVE; translated from the coding sequence ATGTTTATAGATGAGGTTATAATAACTGTTAAGGCAGGAAATGGAGGAGATGGTTCAGCTGCTTTTAGAAGAGAGAAGTTTGTTCAATTCGGAGGTCCTGATGGTGGGGATGGAGGAAATGGAGGAAATGTAATCTTTTTAGCTGATCCAAATGTAAATACATTAATTGACTTTAAATTTAAAAAAGTTTTTAAGGCTCAAAATGGAGAGAATGGGCAAAAAAAACAGATGTATGGGAAAACAGGAGAGGATTTAATTATAAAAGTTCCTGTTGGAACACAAGTAAGAGATATTGAAACAGGAAAACTTTTATTAGATATGAATGTTCCTGGAGAAAAAAGAATGTTATTAAGAGGAGGAAGAGGAGGACTAGGAAATGTTCATTTTAAGTCTGCAGTTAGAAAAACTCCAAAAATAGCAGGAAAAGGAAGAGAAGGAGCGGAGATAAAAGTTAAGTTAGAGTTAAAGCTTATAGCTGATGTTGCATTAGTAGGATATCCATCAGTTGGAAAATCAAGTTTTATCAATAGAGTATCTGCAGCTAATTCAAAAGTAGGAAGTTACCATTTTACTACCCTTGAGCCAAAATTAGGAGTTGTAAGATTAGAAGAGGGGAAATCTTTCGTTATAGCAGATATTCCTGGACTTATAGAAGGAGCTCATGAAGGAGTAGGACTTGGAGATAAGTTTTTAAGACATATTGAAAGATGTAAAATGATATATCATTTAGTTGATGTAGCAGAAATAGAAGGAAGAGACGCTATAGAAGACTATGAAAAAATTAATACTGAGCTTAGAAAATTTAGTGAAAAATTAGCAAATAAGAAACAAATAGTTTTAGCTAATAAGATGGATTTACTATGGGATATGGAAAAATATGAAAATTTCAAAAAATATGTAGAAGCTCAAGGAAATGAGGTATATCCTGTTTCTGTTATATTAAATGAGGGAATAAAAGAAGTTCTATATAGAAGCTGGAAGATGTTAGAAGAAATAGATAGAGAACCACTTGAAGACGAAGCTAATATTGATGAAGTATTAAGAGAGATAAAAGGAGATAAGGAAGCCTTTATCATAACTCAAGATGAAGATGGAGTATATGTAATTGAAGGAAGAGTATTAGATGGAGTACTTGCAAAATATGTAATTACTATGGATGATGAATCAATAGTAAACTTCTTACATATGATGAGATCTCTTGGAATGGAAGAAGCTATGAGAGAAGCTGGAATCCAAGATGGAGATGTAGTTAGAATAGCAGATGTAGAGTTTGAATATGTAGAATAA
- a CDS encoding ABC transporter permease subunit — MRIKDILITLWVVISGILLFGIIVFLISFIFLKGYRVIDLEFIVGVPKGDILGVEGGIAPAIIGSFLSTGIATLISSILALGTAIYLNFYEKNRKIIEIVSFVIKCIGGVPSIVIGLFGYTVFTYYLGLGRSIIAGSLTLGIMIFPAIELKIDKLFKEVDRNIIYSSYSLGVSKSYTIIKVILSLCKEEIISALSLGYAYAIGATAPIMFCMAVLNSPISFNITKPTMTLSYHLYILITQGISEKMAYGTAVILLAMIILIIVFSRFIIRKRG; from the coding sequence ATGAGAATAAAGGATATTTTAATCACTCTATGGGTTGTTATAAGTGGAATATTATTATTTGGAATAATAGTTTTTCTAATTAGTTTTATTTTTTTAAAAGGATATAGAGTTATTGATTTAGAATTTATAGTGGGAGTACCTAAGGGAGATATATTAGGTGTTGAAGGTGGAATTGCTCCAGCAATTATAGGAAGTTTTTTATCAACTGGAATAGCTACACTTATATCAAGTATTTTAGCTTTAGGTACTGCTATTTATTTAAATTTTTATGAAAAAAATAGAAAGATAATTGAAATAGTAAGTTTTGTTATAAAATGTATAGGTGGTGTCCCTTCAATAGTAATTGGACTTTTTGGTTATACAGTCTTTACTTACTATTTAGGATTGGGACGTTCAATTATAGCAGGAAGTTTAACTTTAGGAATTATGATATTTCCAGCAATAGAGTTAAAAATAGATAAACTATTTAAAGAGGTAGATAGAAATATAATCTATTCATCATATTCTTTAGGAGTATCCAAAAGTTATACTATTATTAAAGTAATTTTATCTCTTTGTAAGGAAGAGATTATTTCTGCTCTATCTTTAGGTTATGCTTATGCAATTGGAGCTACTGCACCAATAATGTTTTGTATGGCTGTTTTAAACTCTCCTATTTCTTTTAATATAACAAAACCAACAATGACTTTATCCTATCATTTATATATTTTAATAACTCAGGGAATATCAGAAAAAATGGCATATGGAACAGCGGTTATATTACTTGCTATGATTATATTAATAATAGTATTTAGTAGATTTATTATAAGAAAGAGAGGATAA
- a CDS encoding acyltransferase, with product MYLNFLNYFRGFAIFLIVMGHSFYITNFFNLSNPSANPFFRKLFFTMTTGGTSLFVFISGFLFHHIFYSRGFNFNKFMKNKFKNVFLPYLIIITPIIAIRFPETLAETSINLSDIVRLILMYLSGALLDSTWYIPFAFILFISSPIFIKYIEAKKGKIAIIIIGLLIGMIIHRPAHNLHINVIQALLYFSPAYCLGIYTSQNKEKLLPYLKKYNSFIFLLWLGMGIFQVYINKFMNMHKANMFSYNGIDLMGIQKIIVCLFFVGLFYKIQDKKWTLIEKPLSLLADYSFPIFFIHNYFILITKYFLEKYNFTLNFSYLGLIFFTTYICILSMIFTKIIKLIFKKNSRMVIGG from the coding sequence ATGTACTTAAATTTTTTGAATTATTTTAGAGGATTTGCAATTTTTTTAATTGTTATGGGGCACTCTTTTTATATTACTAATTTTTTTAATCTTAGTAATCCATCAGCCAATCCTTTCTTTAGAAAGCTTTTTTTTACTATGACTACTGGAGGAACATCATTATTTGTCTTTATATCTGGATTTTTATTTCATCATATCTTTTATTCGAGAGGATTTAACTTTAATAAATTTATGAAAAATAAATTTAAAAATGTCTTTCTCCCATATTTAATTATAATTACTCCTATTATAGCAATTAGATTTCCTGAAACACTTGCAGAAACATCTATAAATTTATCTGATATAGTTAGATTAATACTTATGTATCTATCTGGTGCTCTCCTTGATTCTACTTGGTATATTCCTTTTGCTTTTATATTATTTATATCTTCTCCAATCTTTATAAAATATATTGAAGCAAAAAAAGGAAAGATAGCTATCATTATAATTGGACTTCTTATAGGAATGATAATACATAGACCTGCACATAATCTACATATCAATGTTATTCAGGCATTACTTTATTTTTCCCCAGCTTATTGCCTTGGAATATATACATCACAAAATAAAGAAAAACTTTTACCTTATTTAAAAAAATATAATTCTTTTATATTTTTACTCTGGTTAGGGATGGGAATTTTTCAAGTATATATAAATAAATTTATGAATATGCATAAAGCTAATATGTTTTCTTATAATGGAATTGACTTAATGGGAATACAAAAGATAATAGTGTGTCTATTCTTTGTTGGTTTATTTTATAAGATTCAAGATAAAAAATGGACTTTGATAGAAAAACCATTATCTCTTTTAGCTGACTATAGCTTTCCTATATTTTTTATACATAATTACTTTATCTTAATTACAAAATACTTTTTAGAAAAGTATAATTTCACGTTGAATTTTAGTTATTTAGGACTTATATTTTTCACAACTTATATCTGTATATTATCTATGATTTTTACTAAAATTATTAAATTAATTTTTAAAAAGAATAGTAGGATGGTAATAGGAGGATAA
- a CDS encoding FMN-binding protein has translation MKKLLLSLMAILSVASIAATKEGTGMGYKGDITVSVETEGEKIVAIKVLKMDETKRIAEPAIEKLTAEIIAKQSTEVDDVAGATYTSQGFKEAVTDALSK, from the coding sequence ATGAAAAAATTATTATTAAGTTTAATGGCTATACTTTCTGTTGCTTCTATCGCTGCCACTAAAGAAGGAACTGGAATGGGATATAAAGGTGATATTACTGTTTCAGTTGAAACTGAAGGAGAAAAAATCGTAGCTATTAAAGTTTTAAAAATGGATGAAACTAAAAGAATAGCTGAACCTGCTATTGAAAAACTTACAGCTGAAATAATTGCTAAACAATCTACAGAAGTTGATGATGTAGCTGGAGCTACTTACACTTCTCAAGGATTTAAAGAAGCTGTAACTGACGCTTTAAGTAAATAA